The Roseovarius sp. EL26 genome contains the following window.
GTACTCCCATGAGTAAGAAAGACATTAAGGGGATCAAGCTCCCCGCCCAATTTCGCGGCGACCGTAGTGTCCAAAGCGTATCCAAACACAACTGTAAAGCATTCACGGTTTTAGGATCAGAAGCCGGAGTCCGCATTCAAGCGGATTCGCATCTCGAGCTCGTAAACCTTTTTGTTCTCAACGCAAAACTCGATGTTGAAGAGATCTTTGACCAAGTGCTTTTTGTTTGGCGTGATCAGATCGGTAAGTTGCATAAGCATTTCTTTGACTACGTTGCACGGCTGCGTAACGGCAAGAAAATTGGGTTTGCTGTCAAGCCAGCCTTTCGCGCAGAATCTCCCGATTTCCTGAAGAAAATGCAGGAAATTGCATGGTTTGCTGAAAGTTCGGGGTTTTGTTCAGAGGTCCGCATTCTCACCGAACATAGTTGTGATCGGATTGAACAGCGAAATGCGCAGCTTTTTTGGGCCGTACGTGAGCCCAATGACGACGCAGATCGTCGAGCGCGTAGGGTAGCTTCGGATCTTCATGGTACGACCTCGCTTCGTGACTTGAGCATTCAAACAGAGGCCGGCGCAGAAGGTTACCGAGCCTTGGTTCGACTGATCGTCGTTCAGCATCTGATCCCACTCAAACACGAAATTATTACCCCTAAAACTCTGGTTCAAAAGAAAGAAGTTTTCCAATGAGTATTCACACTGACCTCCTCGACAATGTTTCTCGTGCAACGCGCATCGCCGACACTTCGTCAAAGAGTCGTTTTATCATCACACCAGATGACAGGGTTACCATTTATGGGCAGCACATGCGGTTGAGCCAGAAGACCTCTGAAGGGTACATCCTTTACCCGGCTAATGGAGAAGGATTGTCGCAGTTGTATTGCTATGAGCAGCTTAGCCGCCTCAATGCAGCTGGTGAGATTGACCATGAGAAAGGTTACTATCTTCCCGAAGAAGCAAAACCTCAGCCAAAACTCAACACCAATTCCATTTTTGATTTGACCGAAAAACAGCTTGAACGGTTCTCGCAGAGGTACGCTTTGGTAAAAGCCTTTCTTGATTTGCAAGAACAGAAGAAGGTTTTACCAAACGACCGATCCATCGCAGATGCGATGGATGACATTTGTAAATTGGCTGACACATACATGCAGGCTAAGCTTCCTAACCCGGATGATTTGATCCGCGATGAAGAGATTAGCATTGAAAAGCGTAGAGGCCGACAAGGTGGGAATCGGCAAGCGAAACTAGCCATTGAGGTTCACCCGACAACTTTGAGAAAATGGGTTAAAAATCATGCCCGATTGGGGTGGCTTGGGTTAGTCGATTGCGTGCACAACCGAGGCAATCGATATAGCTATTTTTCAACTGAAGAACGCGAACTTCTAGCAGAAAAAACACGCGAATTTTATCTCCATCTCAATCGACCCACCAAGAAACAGACGGTCGATGATGTTCAGCGCGCATTTGCAAAGGTCAACACAGAAAGAGAGCAACAGGGCCTTGCGCAGTTACGCGTACCCAGTCGTGACGCGGTGCATAGGTGTATTAACAATTTCGGAAAGTTTGAAACCGACGTGGCTCGCCTCGGGTATAAAGAGGCGATGAAACGCTGCAAACCAGTTCAGCGGGGAATCGAGGTCTATCGACCTCTTGAGCGCTGTGAGATGGATGAATGGAAGATTGATCTCCGCACAATTATCTCAGACTCCCAACTGAGCCCTATCTTTTCCAAGAAAGAACTGAAAAAGCTTGGGTATTACCCTGATAAAAAGGGAAAAAAGACACGGTGGTGGCTTTCAGTCATTATCGACTGCCGGACACGATGCATCTTGGCCATGAATCTAACGAAGAGCACAAAAGCTGCAACTGCAATCGATTCTCTGAAGATGGCGATGCGGGACAAAGGCGCTTGGAAAGATGCAGTTGGGGCGGTTTCAAACTGGGATATGTTTGGTGTACCTGAGGTGCTGGCAACGGACAATGGGCCTGGATACAAGGCGCAAGACTTCACCAATACTTGCCTTGACCTTGGCATTACTCACCTCCGAACGACAGCGGAAACACCAGATCTGCGAGCGACCGTGGAGCGTTTTTTCAAAACATCCTCTGTAAACCTTTGCTCTCGCTTGTATGGCCGAACCTTTTCTTCTGCAGCAGAACGCGGGAGCCATCCAACCGATGCTCGTGCGGTCTTAAACACAGACGACCTGTGTACTGCCCTAGTTCGTTGGGTCGTAGACATCTACCATAACACCCCTCACGCAGAGCTCCACGGGCGCACGCCTTTGCAGCAATGGGAAACGGACATGGCCGAAGGGAACTTTCCTACTCGTGCTCTCCCTGATTTGCGCCGCCAGCGTTTGAATTTCGGATCCAAGCTAACCCGTAAGGTACGCAAGAAAGGCATCGCAGTACTTGGAGTGTCGTATCACTCAAAAGAGTTGGCAAAATCATTTAGTCGGTTTGGATCGCAGAAAATCGATGTGCGTTGGTTGCCTGATAATATTGGGTCCATCGAGGCGTTGTTAGATGGCGAGTGGCATGAAGTTCCCGCGGTCTATGAAGAGTTTAACGGCGTCGATGCACAGCAATGGGTGGCGGCACGTCGCCAGATGAAAATTTCCGACCCATCTCGTAAATCATGGGACCTTGAAACAGTATCAGCAGCAGTAGAAGCAATCGATGCAATGAACCTGAAGCGGTCACTTGAATTTCGTATGGTCACTCAAGATTGGGGGCCCAAACGTATGAAATCACTGGAACATGAGCTCTATTCCAGCTTCGAAGTCTCGAAGGCGCCAAAAGCCATTCATGCAAATGCAGGTCAGTTTGGTGAAACAGTTATTCCAGAAAAACCGGAATGGCTCGTGGAGCCTGAAGATGTGGCAAAATTCGGTCCACCAAGTCAACTGAATGACACCTGGGAACTGGACGAGGGGGACGAGAAATGAACCAGATGATCGATAGCCATGACCCTCAGTCAATCATGCAGAAATTGCGTTCGAAGTACTTCAAAACACAACGGCATCGCCAAATTCAGCGCGAGTTGGATCGACTTTTGAGCGTCGATGAGAGAGACCCTCAGATTGCCGTTCCCGTTCGCTTCACTGACAATCTGGAGACCAAGGGGTTCTTGATCGCGGCTAAATCAGGCGATGGGAAGACAACCGCTATTGCAAGAGTGCTCAGGCAACATCCTGCACTAGGGGAAGCAAATGACGCCAGTTCTCCAAAATATGTGAGGATCATAGTTCCTAGTCCGGCGACACTAAAAAGCCTCGGGAAAGCGATTTTGGCGGCACTTGGCGTAACAGGGGTTTCGGATCGCACTTCAGCTATGGATATCTGGAGCGCTATTGGGCACCGGCTAAAATTACTCGGTATCGTGGTGCTGTGGATTGACGAAGCTCAAGACGTTTTCCTTTCTAAGTCCGCTCGAGAAATCGACGACATGCTGAAAACTCTGAAGTCATTAATGCAGGGAGACGGGGCCGTCATCGTCATTTTGAGCGGTACAGATCGCTTGCTTGATGTAGCTCGATACGACCAGCAAGTTGATCGCCGATTTCGAAAAGTTGTCACCGCTCCTCTAGCCATTGGGCACGACGAGCCGAAAATTTTGCAGTTGGTCGAGACGTATTGTGAACTCGCGAGGCTAAAGCCACAAATTGACCAAAACGCAATCATGCGTCTAATTCATGGCAGTCGATTTAGGTTCGGAAGAGCCATCGAAATCATTCTGGCTGCCATTGAAAGCGCTTTGTACGATGAAAGCTCTACCCTTAGCATTCAACATTTTGCCGAAGCCTGGACCATTCAGGAGGCGTGTTCTTGGGACCAAAACGTTTTTGTTTGCAAAGATTGGGCGTCACTGGATCTGGATGCTGAAGCTGATGAGTTTGAAGGGGAACGAACATCTCGGCAGCGCCGGCAAGTAGGGCGGGGATAAAACAATGAAACGCTTACAGCCTTTTCTACCGATGCTACCTGGGGAAAGTCTCGTCTCTTTGGTCAGCCGATATGGTCGTTATCACTGCAATATGTCTGCAATGGCGTTTTCGCCTTTTATGGGCATGAAACGTCAAGATGTGGTCTGCGTGAAAGATTACGTTGTTGAACGGATGCATGAGTTATCCGGGATTTCGACTGACCGACTTATGCAAGGCAGTTATCAAAAAATCGGACCTCGCTATTATCTTCACAGAGGCGAAGAATTCCATTCAGAATTTCTAGCGGCAAACCGTATTACCTATTGCCCTCAATGCATCTTAAACAACCTCGAAGCTTCTCAATGCTCTGAGGGGCTACCGGTAGGTTTAATCAATTGGGCATTCTCACCTGTGCGAACTTGCACTGCCCATTCGAGCCCATTGGTACGGGAACGAACCTTGAAGGCCGGAATTCCCTTCTTGGATGTCGCCGCCCACTTACCTGATCGGGCAAAACTATCCAAAATTGTGGATCTTTCTGAAAAGCGGGAAGCTTCAAGCCTTCAAATGTATGTTGAGAATAGATTGGCAGGCGGCTCAGGACCCAGTTGGTTGGACGGGCAGCAAATTGACCTAGCCACTCGGGCGACCGAGATGTTGGGTGCCTGTATCGCTTTTGGCGCCTTCGTAAATTTGCCGACGTTAAATCAAGCGCAATGGGACACGGCGGCTAGTATCGGATTTGAGTATGTCAGCCAAGGCGAGCAAGGCATCATGGAAGGCCTTGAGGAAGTCCAAAGAGTTGCATCATGTTCAAAGATCCATGCCGGGCCACAAGCTGTCTTTGGCGTTCTCTACCAGTGGATTCAATTCAAAAAAAACACCAAACCTGTTGGGCCATTTCGAGATGTATTCAGAGAGCATATTTTGGATACGATTCCGTTGGCTACGGGTGTGAATTTATTTGGGGAGCCTGTTGCACATCGACGAAGGCATTCGGTTTCTTCTCTCAGCCGTAAGCACAACATGAATCCCAAAACGGTTCAGAACGCTTTGATGGTTGGTGGACTGCTTGACCAAAACTACGATCCAGCAAGAGATCTTGGGGATGTATCTGCTGCTAAGGCGGAAGCCCTATTGAATAAGCTGAAGCATTCAGTTCCAGTTTCTCGCGTTCCAGAGTACCTGGGCTGTAAAAGGCCCCTCGTTACAGCATTGCTTCAAGAAGGTATTCTCAAACCAATTGCTGGGGGCAGAGATGGTCGACGCAGCATCGCGCAGGGTATTCACGCAGCAGATCTAGATGCCTTTTTGGGTCTAATTAGAGTATCTGGCAGTTGCGTTCTTAAGCCGTCGCACAGGATGCACTCTGTTACAAAAACGGCCGAAAAACTGAGAGTTCAGACTTTCGATATCGTTAAGAAAATTCTAGACAGAAATCTCGAACAGGTTGAACTTTTGGGGGTCGATCCGAAATTTGATTCCATTCTTGTCCACGTCGATGAGGTCGCAGCCAAACTTGGAGTGTTGGAAGGCAAGCCGGGAATGACGCTTTCGGAAACGGCACGGACACTCGGATTGTCGAGCCGCACCGTGGAATTTCTTATGCAGGCTTCTCCAAACGGTGAAGCCCCAGTCTTGCAAATTTGCGGTCAATTTCGACACATGGGAAAGTTTCGAAAACTGGTGGATCCCTGCAGCATCACAAAATTCAGGTTAGGGTTTCGAAGGCTAACTGATGTCGCCAAGAACTTGAATTTGCCCAAACCTGTTGCAAGGAAAACGCTGCAAGAAAACGGGGTGTTGCCGGTTTGGGATCCTAAGAACTTGGGATCAGAAATCTATAGAAGACAAGATCTCTAAATCTTAACTCAGATGAGTTCACGCCGCCCTTCGGGGCGGTTTTTTTGTTGCTAACTGAAAATTCTTTTGTGGGTGACAATGGGTTGGAGGAATGGGTGATTTGGCCGTTACAAAGGTTTACCCAAATTAATATATCATTATAATTCAATACCTTACCGAGATCATACTTGATGGATATGGGTTATAATCAAGCGATTTTACAGAACTGTGAAGTGACCCATAGTTTGCCCATTTCGTTCTAACTTGGGTACACTATCTACACATAGGTTGTACATTGAGTGGTTTCAAAACGATGCTTTCGGGGTGAAGCCGTCTCTATTTTGAGTATGGGGCTTGAGTGGATTTTGGACGCGAAAATCATGCTTCGGTCACACCCAAAACCGTACAAGCCCTTTGTAGATTGCATGGTTAGTAAACGAAATCAGATCCTTAAATCCGTTCACCCGGTGGCACTGCCTTAATGACGGCTTCGAAAAAGTGTTCCGCAGGAACATCGAGCGCTCGCGCAATGATCACCAATTCTGGCACATCAATACGCCGCTGCCCCGACTCGATCCGCGCGACGAACGATTGATGACACCTTAACCGCTCTGCCAAGGCTGCTTGTGAGAGATTTTGGGATTTACGGGCTCTGGCGGGCCGACCGAACCGAAAGAACACACAATGACAATCTGGTATACGGCTGACACGCATTTCGGCCATGAAAACATCATGCGGTTTTGTAACCGCCCTTCCGTTTCGACATCACAGATGGATGCCGCGATGCTGGAAAACATGTGGAAGGTGGTTGGCCCGGAAGACCAGCTATGGATTATGGGCGACTTCGCTTTTGGTTCCAAAGCCAAGGACAGCGTTTATGTTGAGCA
Protein-coding sequences here:
- a CDS encoding DDE-type integrase/transposase/recombinase is translated as MSIHTDLLDNVSRATRIADTSSKSRFIITPDDRVTIYGQHMRLSQKTSEGYILYPANGEGLSQLYCYEQLSRLNAAGEIDHEKGYYLPEEAKPQPKLNTNSIFDLTEKQLERFSQRYALVKAFLDLQEQKKVLPNDRSIADAMDDICKLADTYMQAKLPNPDDLIRDEEISIEKRRGRQGGNRQAKLAIEVHPTTLRKWVKNHARLGWLGLVDCVHNRGNRYSYFSTEERELLAEKTREFYLHLNRPTKKQTVDDVQRAFAKVNTEREQQGLAQLRVPSRDAVHRCINNFGKFETDVARLGYKEAMKRCKPVQRGIEVYRPLERCEMDEWKIDLRTIISDSQLSPIFSKKELKKLGYYPDKKGKKTRWWLSVIIDCRTRCILAMNLTKSTKAATAIDSLKMAMRDKGAWKDAVGAVSNWDMFGVPEVLATDNGPGYKAQDFTNTCLDLGITHLRTTAETPDLRATVERFFKTSSVNLCSRLYGRTFSSAAERGSHPTDARAVLNTDDLCTALVRWVVDIYHNTPHAELHGRTPLQQWETDMAEGNFPTRALPDLRRQRLNFGSKLTRKVRKKGIAVLGVSYHSKELAKSFSRFGSQKIDVRWLPDNIGSIEALLDGEWHEVPAVYEEFNGVDAQQWVAARRQMKISDPSRKSWDLETVSAAVEAIDAMNLKRSLEFRMVTQDWGPKRMKSLEHELYSSFEVSKAPKAIHANAGQFGETVIPEKPEWLVEPEDVAKFGPPSQLNDTWELDEGDEK
- a CDS encoding TniB family NTP-binding protein, which produces MNQMIDSHDPQSIMQKLRSKYFKTQRHRQIQRELDRLLSVDERDPQIAVPVRFTDNLETKGFLIAAKSGDGKTTAIARVLRQHPALGEANDASSPKYVRIIVPSPATLKSLGKAILAALGVTGVSDRTSAMDIWSAIGHRLKLLGIVVLWIDEAQDVFLSKSAREIDDMLKTLKSLMQGDGAVIVILSGTDRLLDVARYDQQVDRRFRKVVTAPLAIGHDEPKILQLVETYCELARLKPQIDQNAIMRLIHGSRFRFGRAIEIILAAIESALYDESSTLSIQHFAEAWTIQEACSWDQNVFVCKDWASLDLDAEADEFEGERTSRQRRQVGRG
- a CDS encoding TniQ family protein — encoded protein: MKRLQPFLPMLPGESLVSLVSRYGRYHCNMSAMAFSPFMGMKRQDVVCVKDYVVERMHELSGISTDRLMQGSYQKIGPRYYLHRGEEFHSEFLAANRITYCPQCILNNLEASQCSEGLPVGLINWAFSPVRTCTAHSSPLVRERTLKAGIPFLDVAAHLPDRAKLSKIVDLSEKREASSLQMYVENRLAGGSGPSWLDGQQIDLATRATEMLGACIAFGAFVNLPTLNQAQWDTAASIGFEYVSQGEQGIMEGLEEVQRVASCSKIHAGPQAVFGVLYQWIQFKKNTKPVGPFRDVFREHILDTIPLATGVNLFGEPVAHRRRHSVSSLSRKHNMNPKTVQNALMVGGLLDQNYDPARDLGDVSAAKAEALLNKLKHSVPVSRVPEYLGCKRPLVTALLQEGILKPIAGGRDGRRSIAQGIHAADLDAFLGLIRVSGSCVLKPSHRMHSVTKTAEKLRVQTFDIVKKILDRNLEQVELLGVDPKFDSILVHVDEVAAKLGVLEGKPGMTLSETARTLGLSSRTVEFLMQASPNGEAPVLQICGQFRHMGKFRKLVDPCSITKFRLGFRRLTDVAKNLNLPKPVARKTLQENGVLPVWDPKNLGSEIYRRQDL
- a CDS encoding helix-turn-helix domain-containing protein; the protein is MRVSRIPDCHCVFFRFGRPARARKSQNLSQAALAERLRCHQSFVARIESGQRRIDVPELVIIARALDVPAEHFFEAVIKAVPPGERI
- a CDS encoding metallophosphoesterase gives rise to the protein MTIWYTADTHFGHENIMRFCNRPSVSTSQMDAAMLENMWKVVGPEDQLWIMGDFAFGSKAKDSVYVEQIFNQLPGAERHLVVGNHDHKPTLELPWDSISHFVELQDGPQNQLNTLCHYARD